CGTGCTCAGTTCGTCGGAGGTCTACCGCTCCGTCGACTGGATGGGCGTTGCGGGTGAGGCGGCGCCGAATGCGGCGCTCTCGGTCTGGTGGGCGCTGTACGCCGTGGCGACGATCGCGCTGGGCGTGCGGCTGGCCGGGGGCATCGCGGCCGTGCGGTGGGCGGGCCTCGCGCTGCTTGGCGTCACGGCGATCAAGGCCGTGCTGCTCGACATGGCAGCCCTCGACGGCCTGACACGGATCATCGGCTCGGCGGTGGTGGGGCTGATCCTGCTCGGGGCGGGCGTGGGATACGCGGCCATGATGGGGCGTGTGAAGACGCCGAGGACGGTTGGCTCGCAGCAGGGAGGAACAACTCCGGACGACGACACGTTCAACCGGCCGAACTCCCGGAGATGAACGCATGCCCACCACCAGCCACACCATCGAATGCCCCAGCGGCTATGCGCTAGCCGCCAAGCTCGACGAGCCGGAGGGCGAGGTGGTGGGCTTCGCAGTGTTTGCGCACTGCTTCACGTGCTCGAAGGACTCGATCGCAACGTCGCGCGTGTCCCGTGCGCTCGCGGCGCGGGGCATCGGCGTGCTACGGGTCGACTTCACCGGGCTCGGCCGGAGCGAGGGCGAGTTCGGTGACTCGACCTTTACGGGCAACGTGCAGGACCTGCGCGCCTCGTGCGCGTGGCTCAGCGAGAACCGGATGCCCCCGGGCCTGCTCATCGGTCACAGCCTGGGCGGCGCCGCGGTGCTGGCGCTCGCTGGCGGAGGCGGCGACGAGATCTCGAGCGTTCGGGGCGTGGTGACCATCGGCGCTCCGGCGGACCCCGAGCACGTCACGCACCTGTTCGATGCCGGGCTCGAAGAGATTCGCAGGGCGGGCTCGGCCGAGGTCAGCATCGGCGGTCGGCCGTTCCGCGTCGGGGCCGGGCTCGTCGAGGACCTGCAGCAGCAGGACCCGCAGCGGATGATCGCGAACCTGCGCCGGGCACTCATGATCTTCCACTCGCCGGTTGACGCGATCGTGGGCATTGAAAATGCCGCGAAGATCTACGGTTGGGCCAAGCACCCCAGGAGCTTCGTGAGCCTGGACAAGGCCGATCACCTGCTGACGAACAAGGACGACGCCGAGCTCGTGGCGGGCATGCTGGCGGCGTGGGCGAGGCACTTGCTCGGCGGGTAGGCGTGCTCCACGCGAGTAGGGTGACGCGAGCGCACGCCCGACCTGCGATCGGTTTTCGCGCTCGTGGAACGAATGGGTCTTTATCCACTCGCGAGTCGATGCTCGATTTGCTTGATCCGACCTCCGGGGGACACCGCGTGAAGGGCATCGGCGTCCCAAACGAAGAACGCCCGCCACGGTCCAGGCTGGATCGCGGCGGGCGTTGTGCTTCGAGGTGCAGGATGACTTATCCGCAGGCCGTGGCGAAGTCGTTCTGGAAGGCCAGGAAATCGAAGATGTTGAGTTGGCCGTCGCCGTCGAAGTCGGCGGCGGGGCTGCCCGCGTCGAACAGATTCTGATACTCAAGGAAGTCGAAGAGGGTCAATTCACCATCGCCGTCGAGGTCAGCCCGGCAACGATTGAGCAGGTCGGCCGCCATCGCCGCCACTTGGCCGGACGTAGCGGTGCCCTCGTAGATGCGAACTTCGTAGATCACGCCGTCGAAGGGTCGCTCGCCTTGGCTCTCGTTGCCGAGCATGATCTTGTAGTCTTCCCAGCCTGCGAAGCCGCCCTCGAAGCCTGAAAGGCTGCCGGCGATCCGGCCATCGACGTATGCCAGGAGCGTCCCGGTGTCGATGTCGTAGGTGAGCGCGAGGTGGATGGTCTGGCCCGCATCGATCAGTCGATCTTCCAGGTGCAGGCGGCGGACGCCCGAATCCGTCGTGCGAAGGCGAATCTCGAGCTCAAAACGGTCACCCACGGGGTCGGCCAGCACGCTCAGGTTGCGGTCCTGGACGTCCGTCCCATCGGACCACGAGAAGATGCGGCCGCCGCTGGCATGGGCGTCATCGATGCGGAACAGGGTTTCGAACGTCATCTCGTCGTCGACGTTCAGGATGTCCTTCAGCCCGCGGGCCGTGGACCTGGATTCCGTAATCGCCATTGTCTGGCCATCCGCGACGTCCTGCATGAACTCGAGGCCGGTACCGAAGCGATGATCGTCGATCCAACGGACGCTTCCGCGGTCCTCATCGATCTGAAGGTCGATGTTGCCCATCAGGTCGTACACGTCCTGGCCTGCCTGCTCATTGAATGCCCACTCGGTCAGGCACTCCAGCGTTGCGACCGGATCGCGCTCGATGCAGCCAAGGAACTGGGCGGGCAAGTTTTCTCGGTCGGCCCAGCTCCGCTTGAGTCGGTTCCAGCTCGTCAGGCAGTTGTCCCGGTCGTAGGTCGTTTCGACCACGGTCGGATGCGTCCAGTAGCCAATCAGATCGGCAAAGCCAACGCCGAAGAAGTCGGCACCCGCCGTCGGGAAGCGGGGGTCGTGGTCGATGATGTCCGTGGCGTCGATGGTAAACCCAAGCGTCCGGCTGCCGTCGGGATTGTCCACGTCCATCAGGTCGATGACGAACGAAGGATCGATGAGGCTGCACGCGATGAGGTCGCCGCCATCCGCGGCGCCGTCTCCGTCCCCGTCCTCGAAAGAGCGAATCCGGGTCGCGTCGTCGGCACCACCGTTGTAGGTGTAGACCGAGAGGCGCGTGTCGCCTTCGCGCGTCGCATCGAGGTAGAAGATCGCATACTCCCCCGTCGAGCCCTCGCGCGGCATCGGTCCGTCGTTGACGATCGTCGTGAAGCCATTGGCCAGCATGCCGTCGACCGGGTCGAGCGTCACGTTGTACGTAAACCGCTTCGTCGACGCGTTGAAGACCGAGACGATCTCGCGAACGTCGCCTGCCTCCGTTTGGCCGGGCGGGTCGATCGAGACGTGCGAGTACTCGTCGATCGACTCGCATGTCGTATCTTCTCCGCGAAAATCACCGCCTCGGCGCGCGCACTCGAGGTCGCTGAGCTCTTCGCAGCCCGAATCCGGCAGGCAGCAGGCACCCAGCAAGCCCGAAGCATTGATGACCTGTCCCTTGGCGCCACCGGTGAAGTCGCGATCGAAGCCCATGAAGTCGCCATCCTCAGCTTGCACGGGCACGCTCACTCGATCGGTGTCGAACCGGTCGGCAAGCAGTCCGCCGAGGACGTCTCCGCTGAGCACGTAGGTGAAGTTCGTTTCGCCCGGCTCTGCCGAGAACCTCACGCGATCGATCGCTACGTCGAGCAGCAGTCCGTCGAATTCGATGCCGTCGAGCACGACACGTCCTGTGACCGAGAGCGTGTTGGCCCCGGTGGGGTCGAGTTCGCCGGCTGCATCGATGGCAAAAAGCGCCACCGTTTCACGGCCTTCGCTCCCTGGGAAGACAAACGACGGCGGCGTGCCGGGCCCGGGCGTCACGAACAACGTCGAGGCGGTCATCGTGACCTCGCCCGTGGCTGCCTCGTACGCCGTCATGCCCTGGCTGTCGAAGTCAATGAACGGAAAGCCCTGGGCCAGGGCACGGCTGCTAGCCAGCAGCAGCAAGATAGCAGTTGCGGCCAGCGCGACCGAACGGCACGGATTTTTCGTCTGCATCGTTGCCTACCCCCGGTGCCATCGCACCTACACGTGAAAGCACCACGCCCGTAGACGTGGACAAGATTTGATTTCTCCGACTGAAGTTGTTGCCCTGGTCAGCGCCTACGGCGGCGGGCTGCCAGCAAACCAGCACCCAGAACCGCCAAGCTAGCCGGTGCTGGCACCGGACGACCGATGTCTGCGAGACCCGCCGTGGTGCGGAAGTTCCGGTCGAACGATCCGCCAAAGGTACCGTCGGTGCCGGCGATGATGCCAATCTGATCGCCGTAGAGCCCAGAGAGCGTGCCGCCGGTGGTGCCGATGATGAGTTCCAACACGCCCGTGCGACCGCTGCTTCCAAAGTCGATGACGCCCTCGCCCGTGAGCAGGGTTTCAATCCTTCCGCCATCGATGAAGCTGCCACTGATCGAGAGTCGGGCGCCCGAGGCGATGCCCGAATCATCGACCGACACGTCGATGTTGATCTCGGGGTCGAAGATGGGATTGAAGCCGACAACCGGGCTCGTACCCGACGTGTCGAAGAGCGTCACGCCGGAGACGTCGGTCGTGGCGATGCTCAGCAGGTCAAGGTCGGCGTCGTACTCGACGAGCGTCGAAAACACGGTCATGTCCGGGCTGGGTTCCAGCACCAGACCAATAGGATCGGCCGCCGCCATTGCCGAGAATCCGGCAACGGCACCAGCACACAGGGCCAGGTAACGCATATCTCTTGTCCTCTCTGCCGCACACATCGTGGCTCGTTTCCTAGGCGAACCACCGCGGTAATGGGGTTATACCGGATCGCGGCATCGCTGTCAAGCCCATATGACGTTACCAAACACCAAATTCGTCGATTGTTACCCAACCTCAAACAATGGACTCCAGAGGCGTCGATAGTGTGGCATGGGCAACAGTGAGTCACCGTTCCTCAGGGACCGCACGCGTCTGATTGCCGCCATCAGCTTCGGGGTGGCATTGACTTGCTTCTCCGTCTACGCCATCTTGCGGGGCAACGCCGAGTTCATCTTCTACGGCGTGGTGCTGGTCATCCTTGCCGTTGCCGTCTTCATGCTCGATCGCCGGGTGGGACTTTCTCACGCGGCAATCTGGGGCCTGCTCGTGTGGGCCGTGCTGCACCTGGCGGGCGGCAACGTGCCCGCCGGCGAGGCAGGGGTGCTCTACAACTTCCGGCCCGCGGAGTGGCTGCCGAAGTATGACCAGGCCTTGCACGCGTTTGGCTTCGCGGTGGCGACGCTGGTGTGCTGGGAGTGCCTCCGCCGTGCTCTGGTGCGCGACGATGGTGCTCCGCCGAGGGCGACGACGGGGCTGGCGATCGCGTGCGTGCTCATGGGCATCGGGCTCGGCGCACTCAACGAGGTGGTTGAGTTTATCGCCGTGCTGACGATGCCCGAGACGAACGTCGGTGGCTACATGAACACCGGATGGGACCTGGTGAGCAACCTCACCGGCGCGGCGGCCATGGGGGTGTGGATCCGGCTGCGGGGTTGAATTCGAGTTGATCCGGAAGTCAGCCGGTCGTGTCGATCGACGTGCCGAGGCGGGCGACGCTGGTGCTCGTCGCGGCACTGTTGGCCAGCGCGGGATTCGTATAGAAAGGCAGCGAGCCGCCGCGGCCCCGGACCTCCCCCGAGACGTAGTCCATCGGGGCATCGACGCGTGCGGCGACGAGCTTGCCCATCTCTCGCTGGGCGGCAGAGGGCGTGGTTGCTTGCAAGCCCGGAACGCCGTACGTCGCCGGTGAGGCCTGGATGCCGGGGCTCTTGCTGAGCCGCTCCGCGGCCTTGGTGAAACTGATGACGTCGGTCGGCTGGTTCGTGCGGACGGCGTTCGGTGCCGTCGGCGTAACTCGCAGCGACCTCGTCGCACCCTGCAGGGCGGCAAGCGGGTTCTGTCCGGATACGCCTGAGACGTCGGTCATCGGTCGCCCCATATCGACCGGTCGGCGGGCCGGCCTCCAGCTATGGATCGTCGATCCTCAGCCGCCCGCTGCCTCGCGGAGCATGTCGGCGATGGGGCCGCTCGAACCCGCCCGGTCCATCGCCCCGCGGCCGCTGGCGTCGACGGCCTCCACGTTGGCGCCGCCGCCGAGAAGGACGAGGACGACCTCGAGGTGCTGCGCGCCCGCGGCGTGCATGAGGGCGGTCGTGCCCTCGGCGTCGGTGTGGTCCACGTCGGCTCCGGCTTCGAGCAGCAGGGCCGCCGGCTGGTGTGCTCCGCTGCGGGCGGCGTGGATCAAGGCCGTGCGACCACGATCGTCTTCGATCGATGGATCGGCACCGGCCCCGAGGAGCGTCACGACGACATCCGGAGAACTCCGCTGGGCCGCATGCATCAGTGGGGTGTTGCCGGAACTCGACTGCAGGTTCACGTCCGCCCCTGCCTCCAGCAACGCAAAGACGGCCGCATCATGGCCATCGCGGGCCGCGAGCATCAGGGCCGTGGAGCCAACCTCGAACTGGGGGGAGGCGTCAGCATCGACGTCGGCTTGGCTTGCGGCGGCGTCGGCGCGGACGCCCATGCTGGTCAGATTCTCGATGGTTGCGACGTCGCCAGCGGCTGCGGCGCGGAGGAGCCGGACGTGGGCTGGTTCATCGGCTGGCTCGATCTGGGGCGCGGTCGTGGCTTCGTCGTCAGAGCCGGCGGCAGTGGTCTCGCTCGCTTCGCCCTGCGCTGCCTCCTGCGCGTCCTCGGGAAGGGGCACCTCGCCGGGCGGCATGAGGATGGCAACCAGGATGAGCGCGACGCCGACGATCGCGACGCCGATGAGCACGAAGTGGCCCTTGAGATTGTTCATGCCGAAAGCCCCCTGCAGATGGGCCGCCCGGAACGGCCTCGGATGGGTGATCGCAGCACGGTAGCCCGCCGGCGGATGGGGTTCCGGCGGTGAACGCGCGTGCCTGTCGTTTGTCGGTTGTTGGTCGAAGTGCGGATGAATGGGCCCGGTGGGACTCGAACCCACACTGGAGTTTCCTCCAAGCGGATTTTAAGTCCGCCGCGTCTGCCGATTTCGCCACGGGCCCGTGGCTCGTGCGATGGTACGGCCGCCGGGCTCTCTTCCTTTGGACGTCTCATCCGGCGACGCTGTCGATCAACTCTTGCAGCCGCTCGCGGGTCTTCTCGACCTGCTCGCGACAGATCGTGTGTGGCAGGTCGGGGTAGCTCTCGAGCGCCACCTCGGCGTTCATGGCACGCAAGACGCGAGCCGTCTGCTCGACGCGGGCCCACGTGACGCGCGGGTCCCGCTCGCCGCTGGAGAGGTCGACCGGCGTTCCCTCGAGGTCGCCGTGGGGTTGAAAGACGTGCTTGTGGTTGCCGATCAACCCACCGCTATACCCGACGATCATGCCGTAGCGACGCGGGTAGCGGTAGGCGAAGTGCGTGACGAGGCACGCGCCCTGCGAGAAGCCGCCCAGCACGCATCGCTCGGGCGGCAGCCCGAGCTTGGCCAGCTGGCTGAGAAGCGACTCGATTACGCTGAACGCGCTCTCGATGAACGGCTCGTTCTTGTCGAAGTCCATCGTGAACGGCTGGGGATACCACGAGTGCTTCTCGCTGGGCAGATCGCTGGCAGTGGGGGCCAGGTAGCACACGCCGTCGAGTCGATACGCATCGGCCAGCGCCAGCACGTCTTCTGGTCCCGCGCCGCGGCCGTGCAGCAAGATCATGGCGATGGCCGCGTCCTCTGGCCCTGCTCCGGCGTGCAGCACGGCGCCGCCGGCGTGCGGTGGCGTTTCCAGAGAAGTGTCAAACCGGTCGTTCGTTGTCGCGTCCATGCGTCAGTTCTCACCGTCAAGCGGTAGCAGGTGTGCCTCGATCTCGGCACGTCGTGGCTCGTGCTGTGGTGGCAGGACGAGCTTCGAGCCCAATTCAACCATCGGCTCGTCGGCATCGAAGCCCGGGCCCTCGGTGGCGATCTCGAAGATCACGCGGCCGGGCACGCGGAAGTAGATCGAGTGGAAGTACACGCGGTCGATGACCGGTGTCGCCGCCACGTTGTGCTCGGCCAGCCGATCGACAACCGCCAGCAGCGCTTCGTCGTCGGCGACACGCCAGGCGACGTGGTGCACCGTGCCCGCGCCCATCGGTTTCTGGTCGCCGGCGTCCTCGACCAGATCAAGCCGCCGGCCGGGCGCGCCATCGAGCAGCGTGAGGCGCTGCGTGCCGCCCTGTGCATCGGCGGAAGCAAAGCCGAGGGCCGACCGTAGGAAGTCGCCGGTCTCGCCCGCATCGCGCACGTACAGCGTAACGGCGTCCACCGTCCGGATCGCGTGTTGGGCGTCGACGCCGCCCTCGGTCCACGGCTCGCCAACGCCGGCAACATTGGCCTCGCAGATGCCCAACTCCATGCCGTCGGGGTCCTCGAAGTCGAGGCGAGCCACGCCGAAGTGCGTTGTCTCCCTCACCTCGACCTCGTGCGTTACCAGTCGCTCGCGCCAGAAGCCGAGCGTGCCGTTGGGTACGGCCAAAGTCGTCCGCCGGATCTCGCCGGAGCCGTGGTTGGCCCGCGTCGCCCGTGGGTGGGGGAAGTGCGTCAGCACGCTGCCGGGCGAACCGACCGCGTCGGCGTAGTAGAGGTGATAGGTCATCGGGTCGTCGTGATTGACGGTGCGCTTGACGAAGCGCATGCCCAGTACGCGGGAGTAGAAGTCCAGGTTGCTGCGCGGGCTCTTGGCGAGCGCGGTGACGTGGTGCACGCCCGTGATGATCGGGTCGGTCATGGTTTACCGTAGCGCTGCGATGGCGTCGGCCATGCGGTGCGCGGCCTGGGCCCGGTGGCTGATGGCGTTCTTCTCGTGTGGCGGCATCTGGGCGCTCGATCGTTCGAATGCGGGCGCGACCGGATCGTCACGAATCAGGAACAGCGGGTCGTAGCCGAAGCCCTTGTCACCACGCGGCTCATGCCCGATGCGACCCTCGAACGCGCCCTTGCTGGTTGCCAGGACCGTGCCGTGCTCATCGGCCAGCACCATGACGCACACGAACCGCGCCGTGCGTCGCTCGTCGCGCACGCCCTCCAGCTCGCGCAGCAGCCGGGCGTTGTTGGCCACATCGCGCTCGCTACGCGGCCTTGAGTCTTCCTTGCCATCGCTCGCGTAGTGGCTCGAGATGACGCCGGGCGCGCCCCCGAGC
This Phycisphaerales bacterium DNA region includes the following protein-coding sequences:
- a CDS encoding alpha/beta hydrolase: MPTTSHTIECPSGYALAAKLDEPEGEVVGFAVFAHCFTCSKDSIATSRVSRALAARGIGVLRVDFTGLGRSEGEFGDSTFTGNVQDLRASCAWLSENRMPPGLLIGHSLGGAAVLALAGGGGDEISSVRGVVTIGAPADPEHVTHLFDAGLEEIRRAGSAEVSIGGRPFRVGAGLVEDLQQQDPQRMIANLRRALMIFHSPVDAIVGIENAAKIYGWAKHPRSFVSLDKADHLLTNKDDAELVAGMLAAWARHLLGG
- a CDS encoding LamG-like jellyroll fold domain-containing protein encodes the protein MQTKNPCRSVALAATAILLLLASSRALAQGFPFIDFDSQGMTAYEAATGEVTMTASTLFVTPGPGTPPSFVFPGSEGRETVALFAIDAAGELDPTGANTLSVTGRVVLDGIEFDGLLLDVAIDRVRFSAEPGETNFTYVLSGDVLGGLLADRFDTDRVSVPVQAEDGDFMGFDRDFTGGAKGQVINASGLLGACCLPDSGCEELSDLECARRGGDFRGEDTTCESIDEYSHVSIDPPGQTEAGDVREIVSVFNASTKRFTYNVTLDPVDGMLANGFTTIVNDGPMPREGSTGEYAIFYLDATREGDTRLSVYTYNGGADDATRIRSFEDGDGDGAADGGDLIACSLIDPSFVIDLMDVDNPDGSRTLGFTIDATDIIDHDPRFPTAGADFFGVGFADLIGYWTHPTVVETTYDRDNCLTSWNRLKRSWADRENLPAQFLGCIERDPVATLECLTEWAFNEQAGQDVYDLMGNIDLQIDEDRGSVRWIDDHRFGTGLEFMQDVADGQTMAITESRSTARGLKDILNVDDEMTFETLFRIDDAHASGGRIFSWSDGTDVQDRNLSVLADPVGDRFELEIRLRTTDSGVRRLHLEDRLIDAGQTIHLALTYDIDTGTLLAYVDGRIAGSLSGFEGGFAGWEDYKIMLGNESQGERPFDGVIYEVRIYEGTATSGQVAAMAADLLNRCRADLDGDGELTLFDFLEYQNLFDAGSPAADFDGDGQLNIFDFLAFQNDFATACG
- a CDS encoding DUF2238 domain-containing protein yields the protein MGNSESPFLRDRTRLIAAISFGVALTCFSVYAILRGNAEFIFYGVVLVILAVAVFMLDRRVGLSHAAIWGLLVWAVLHLAGGNVPAGEAGVLYNFRPAEWLPKYDQALHAFGFAVATLVCWECLRRALVRDDGAPPRATTGLAIACVLMGIGLGALNEVVEFIAVLTMPETNVGGYMNTGWDLVSNLTGAAAMGVWIRLRG
- a CDS encoding ankyrin repeat domain-containing protein: MNNLKGHFVLIGVAIVGVALILVAILMPPGEVPLPEDAQEAAQGEASETTAAGSDDEATTAPQIEPADEPAHVRLLRAAAAGDVATIENLTSMGVRADAAASQADVDADASPQFEVGSTALMLAARDGHDAAVFALLEAGADVNLQSSSGNTPLMHAAQRSSPDVVVTLLGAGADPSIEDDRGRTALIHAARSGAHQPAALLLEAGADVDHTDAEGTTALMHAAGAQHLEVVLVLLGGGANVEAVDASGRGAMDRAGSSGPIADMLREAAGG
- a CDS encoding dienelactone hydrolase family protein, whose protein sequence is MDATTNDRFDTSLETPPHAGGAVLHAGAGPEDAAIAMILLHGRGAGPEDVLALADAYRLDGVCYLAPTASDLPSEKHSWYPQPFTMDFDKNEPFIESAFSVIESLLSQLAKLGLPPERCVLGGFSQGACLVTHFAYRYPRRYGMIVGYSGGLIGNHKHVFQPHGDLEGTPVDLSSGERDPRVTWARVEQTARVLRAMNAEVALESYPDLPHTICREQVEKTRERLQELIDSVAG
- a CDS encoding VOC family protein, with amino-acid sequence MTDPIITGVHHVTALAKSPRSNLDFYSRVLGMRFVKRTVNHDDPMTYHLYYADAVGSPGSVLTHFPHPRATRANHGSGEIRRTTLAVPNGTLGFWRERLVTHEVEVRETTHFGVARLDFEDPDGMELGICEANVAGVGEPWTEGGVDAQHAIRTVDAVTLYVRDAGETGDFLRSALGFASADAQGGTQRLTLLDGAPGRRLDLVEDAGDQKPMGAGTVHHVAWRVADDEALLAVVDRLAEHNVAATPVIDRVYFHSIYFRVPGRVIFEIATEGPGFDADEPMVELGSKLVLPPQHEPRRAEIEAHLLPLDGEN
- the rdgB gene encoding RdgB/HAM1 family non-canonical purine NTP pyrophosphatase, yielding MRPPITIATANPGKVAELRPIFAELGIEVVGLKDLDAPTTEPAETGSTFEANATIKALAYAKQTGTRCLADDSGLVVDALGGAPGVISSHYASDGKEDSRPRSERDVANNARLLRELEGVRDERRTARFVCVMVLADEHGTVLATSKGAFEGRIGHEPRGDKGFGYDPLFLIRDDPVAPAFERSSAQMPPHEKNAISHRAQAAHRMADAIAALR